The Pseudomonas kermanshahensis genome includes a window with the following:
- a CDS encoding DUF1028 domain-containing protein — translation MTFSIIGRCQETGQVGIAISSSSIAVGARCPWVRAGVGAVATQNITLPALGPQLLDVLEQGQLPPAAALDRVLNANGWSEYRQVTVIDSQGQVALFTGKQALGVHNAVAGEQCAAAGNLLASKQVIEAMVHAFEQAGGHLADRLLAAMQAAMAAGGEAGPVHSAALKIAGELTWPLVDLRVDWADEDPIGQLDGLWQAYRPQMQDYVTRALDPTAAPSYGVPGNE, via the coding sequence ATGACTTTCTCCATCATCGGTCGTTGCCAGGAAACCGGCCAAGTCGGTATCGCCATCAGCTCGTCGAGCATCGCGGTCGGGGCGCGTTGCCCCTGGGTGCGCGCAGGTGTGGGGGCGGTCGCAACGCAGAACATCACCTTGCCGGCATTGGGGCCGCAGCTGCTCGATGTGCTGGAGCAGGGCCAGTTGCCGCCGGCAGCTGCACTAGACAGGGTGCTCAACGCCAATGGCTGGAGCGAATACCGCCAGGTCACCGTGATCGACAGCCAGGGCCAGGTCGCGTTGTTTACTGGCAAGCAGGCACTTGGGGTGCACAATGCCGTGGCCGGCGAGCAGTGCGCTGCTGCGGGTAACTTGCTGGCGTCCAAGCAGGTGATCGAGGCCATGGTGCACGCGTTTGAACAGGCCGGCGGGCACCTGGCCGATCGCTTGTTGGCGGCCATGCAGGCGGCGATGGCGGCCGGGGGCGAGGCCGGGCCGGTGCATTCCGCAGCGCTGAAGATTGCCGGCGAGCTGACCTGGCCGCTGGTGGACCTGCGCGTCGACTGGGCCGATGAAGACCCGATCGGCCAGCTCGATGGCCTGTGGCAAGCCTATCGCCCGCAGATGCAGGACTACGTGACCCGCGCCCTCGACCCGACCGCCGCGCCAAGCTATGGAGTGCCGGGCAATGAATGA
- the argE gene encoding acetylornithine deacetylase: protein MNERTSRALLARLIGFATVSRDSNLALIGFIRDYLADLGVECELFHNAEGTKANLFATLGPLDVGGVVLSGHTDVVPVDGQAWTVEPFALSEREGRLYGRGTADMKGFIASVLAAVPAFLAQPLRIPLHLAFSYDEEVGCLGVRSMLAALAQRPHKPRLCLIGEPTELKPVLGHKGKLAMRCQVHGAACHSAYAPYGVNAIEYAARLIGKLGEIGNGLAQPEHHDTRFDPPFSTVQTGVIKGGRALNIVPEECEFDFEVRALPGFDAQGVADQLQGYAEAELLPRMRAVNQGADIRLEALSAYPGLATPADSEAARLVALLSGSAAFGTVAFGTEGGLFDQAGIPTVVCGPGSMEQGHKPDEFVSAEQLQGCDEMLLRLVDYLREG, encoded by the coding sequence ATGAATGAGCGCACCAGCCGCGCGTTGCTTGCCCGGCTGATCGGTTTTGCCACGGTCAGCCGCGATTCGAACCTGGCGCTGATCGGTTTCATCCGTGACTACCTGGCGGACCTTGGCGTGGAATGCGAGTTGTTCCATAACGCTGAGGGCACCAAGGCCAACCTGTTTGCCACCCTCGGCCCGCTGGACGTTGGCGGTGTAGTGCTTTCGGGGCACACCGATGTGGTGCCGGTTGACGGCCAGGCCTGGACGGTCGAGCCGTTTGCCTTGAGTGAGCGGGAGGGGCGCCTGTATGGGCGGGGTACTGCGGACATGAAGGGCTTCATCGCCTCTGTCCTGGCAGCGGTCCCCGCGTTTCTCGCGCAGCCTTTGCGTATTCCGCTGCACCTCGCGTTCTCCTATGACGAAGAAGTGGGTTGCCTGGGCGTACGCTCGATGCTTGCGGCGCTTGCGCAGCGCCCACACAAGCCGCGGTTGTGCCTGATCGGCGAGCCGACCGAGCTCAAGCCAGTGCTGGGGCACAAGGGTAAGTTGGCAATGCGTTGCCAGGTGCACGGTGCCGCCTGTCACTCGGCTTATGCGCCTTATGGGGTGAACGCCATCGAGTACGCCGCGCGATTGATCGGCAAGCTAGGTGAGATCGGTAATGGTTTGGCACAGCCTGAGCACCATGACACGCGTTTCGATCCGCCGTTTTCCACGGTACAGACCGGCGTGATCAAAGGTGGCAGGGCGTTGAACATCGTGCCCGAGGAATGCGAATTCGACTTCGAGGTGCGCGCATTGCCAGGGTTCGATGCTCAGGGGGTGGCTGACCAGTTGCAGGGCTACGCCGAGGCTGAGTTGCTGCCGCGCATGCGCGCCGTCAACCAGGGCGCCGATATTCGCCTTGAGGCGCTGAGTGCTTACCCGGGGCTGGCCACGCCGGCTGACAGCGAAGCGGCACGTTTGGTCGCCTTGCTCAGTGGTTCAGCGGCGTTCGGCACGGTCGCGTTTGGTACTGAAGGCGGCTTGTTCGACCAGGCCGGAATCCCGACGGTGGTCTGCGGGCCGGGGAGCATGGAGCAGGGGCACAAGCCGGACGAGTTTGTCAGTGCCGAGCAGTTGCAGGGGTGCGATGAGATGCTGCTGCGGCTGGTGGATTACCTGCGCGAAGGTTGA
- a CDS encoding carbohydrate porin: MPSAIRITSPLLLALASTTALADGDLMTRNTLTGDWGGLRHQLEEDGVKFTGDYSGETAYNTHGGLHRSARYSQNLKLGVQFDLSKLYGLENGGKVQLTINDRRGNSASEDLVGNRLPIQENYGGLYTRLTELSYERTLFTPALNVKLGYMAMGNDLGGLDSGILCNFMNAGFCGHPLNMSGGSGWTNYPNAHLGVRVKYDLSPSWQLRVAAFNVDPESNGNSSRAWHLGPKHTTGTVVPVELVYKLQGELPGEYKLGYYYDSSDVKRIGSDKEVSGRGGHYLLIDQAVWNDPRSPGRSLHAFGQYSASSEAASPFTKWYGTGVVLYKPFEGRPRDTLSLGYGRAVPNPRSRDVLEDAAFNAGQQFPNIDSAEQLIELSYGYQATPWLNLRPDVQYIIEPGAFSGKAIDNALVVGLQVKATF; the protein is encoded by the coding sequence ATGCCATCCGCAATTCGCATCACTTCTCCCCTCCTGCTCGCCCTGGCCAGCACCACCGCCCTCGCCGACGGCGACCTGATGACCCGCAACACCCTGACCGGTGACTGGGGCGGTCTGCGCCATCAGCTGGAAGAAGACGGCGTCAAGTTCACCGGCGACTACAGCGGTGAAACCGCCTACAACACCCACGGTGGCCTGCACCGTTCGGCCCGCTACTCGCAGAACCTCAAGCTGGGCGTGCAGTTCGACCTGTCGAAACTGTACGGCCTGGAAAACGGCGGCAAGGTGCAGTTGACCATCAATGACCGTCGCGGCAACAGCGCCTCGGAAGACCTGGTGGGCAACCGCTTGCCGATCCAGGAAAACTACGGTGGCCTGTACACCCGCCTGACTGAACTGAGCTACGAGCGGACCCTGTTCACCCCGGCCTTGAACGTCAAGCTCGGCTACATGGCCATGGGCAACGACCTCGGCGGCTTGGACAGTGGCATCCTGTGCAACTTCATGAACGCCGGCTTCTGTGGCCACCCACTGAACATGTCGGGCGGCAGCGGCTGGACCAACTACCCCAACGCCCACCTGGGCGTGCGGGTGAAATACGACCTGTCGCCGTCCTGGCAGCTGCGTGTCGCGGCCTTCAACGTCGACCCCGAGAGCAACGGCAATTCCAGCCGTGCCTGGCACCTGGGGCCCAAGCACACCACAGGTACCGTGGTACCGGTTGAGCTGGTGTACAAACTGCAAGGCGAGCTGCCAGGTGAGTACAAGCTGGGCTACTACTACGACAGCTCCGATGTGAAACGCATTGGCAGCGACAAGGAAGTGTCCGGCCGCGGCGGCCATTACCTGCTGATCGACCAAGCCGTGTGGAATGACCCACGTTCGCCAGGCCGCAGCCTGCACGCCTTTGGCCAGTACTCGGCATCGAGCGAGGCCGCTTCGCCGTTCACCAAGTGGTATGGTACCGGCGTTGTGCTGTACAAGCCGTTCGAAGGCCGCCCGCGCGATACCCTGTCGCTGGGCTATGGCCGTGCCGTGCCAAACCCACGCAGCCGCGATGTGCTGGAAGACGCTGCGTTCAACGCAGGGCAACAGTTCCCGAACATCGACAGCGCCGAGCAGTTGATTGAACTGAGCTACGGCTACCAGGCCACGCCATGGCTGAACCTGCGCCCGGATGTGCAGTACATCATCGAGCCGGGTGCGTTCTCGGGCAAAGCTATCGACAATGCGCTGGTAGTGGGCCTACAGGTCAAGGCCACGTTCTGA
- a CDS encoding glucose/quinate/shikimate family membrane-bound PQQ-dependent dehydrogenase, whose protein sequence is MKETPRASGATNLILVGLGVIVALLGLLLAAGGIKLAGLGGSWYFLIGGLAMAIAGILIARRKVAGAWLYALFLIGTAIWAVIDTGLVFWPLFSRVFMFGAIGMVVALVYPLLVRANGGTAGRGAYGLAGVMAVALVIAAGNMFVAHPSVAPTGKGPGMTPVEAGKEQKDWAHYGNTEGGSRFAALDQINRDNVNKLKVAWTYHTGDVAISDGNGAEDQLTPLQVGNKVFICTPHNNLIALDADTGKELWKNEINAQSKVWQRCRGMAYFDATAPLAQPTQPNSSPIAMATVPAGANCQRRLLTNTIDGRLIAVDADTGEFCQGFGNNGQVNLMAGLGDVPDSFYQLSSAPLMAGTTVVVGGRVADNVQTDMPGGVIRGFDVITGAMRWAFDPGNPEDRNAPADGSTYVRSTPNSWAPMSYDPAMNTVFLPMGSSSTDIYGVERNKLDHTYGASVLALDATTGNQKWVYQTVHNDLWDFDLPMQPSLIDFTKDDGKTVPAVVIGTKAGQIYVLDRATGKPLTQVDEVPVKPGNIPNEPYSPTQPKSVGMPQIGAQTLTESDMWGATPYDQLLCRIDFKKMRYDGLYTAPGTDLSLSFPGSLGGMNWGSISTDPVHGFIFVNDMRLGLWIQMIPSQNKGNAASGGEALNTGMGAVPLKGTPYAVNKNRFLSVAGIPCQAPPFGTLTAVDMKTRQIAWQVPVGTVEDTGPLGIRMHLPIKVGLPTLGGTLSTQGGLVFIAGTQDFYLRAYDSSNGNEIWKARLPVGSQGGPMTYVSPKTGKQYVVITAGGARQSTDRGDYVISYALP, encoded by the coding sequence ATGAAAGAAACACCGCGCGCCTCTGGCGCCACAAACCTCATTCTGGTCGGCCTAGGCGTTATCGTCGCCCTGCTCGGCCTGCTCCTGGCCGCCGGCGGTATCAAGCTGGCCGGCCTCGGCGGCTCCTGGTACTTCCTGATCGGCGGCCTGGCCATGGCCATCGCCGGTATCCTCATCGCACGCCGCAAGGTCGCCGGTGCCTGGCTGTATGCCCTGTTCCTGATCGGTACCGCAATCTGGGCCGTGATCGACACCGGCCTGGTGTTCTGGCCGCTGTTCTCGCGCGTGTTCATGTTCGGCGCAATCGGCATGGTCGTGGCGCTGGTCTACCCCCTGCTGGTACGTGCCAACGGCGGCACCGCTGGCCGTGGCGCGTACGGCCTCGCAGGTGTGATGGCGGTGGCATTGGTCATTGCCGCAGGCAACATGTTCGTTGCTCACCCAAGCGTCGCTCCGACCGGCAAAGGCCCTGGCATGACCCCGGTCGAAGCCGGCAAAGAGCAGAAAGACTGGGCCCACTACGGCAACACCGAAGGTGGCAGCCGCTTCGCCGCGCTGGACCAGATCAACCGCGACAACGTCAACAAGCTCAAGGTGGCCTGGACCTACCACACCGGTGACGTCGCCATCAGCGACGGCAACGGTGCCGAGGACCAACTCACTCCACTGCAGGTTGGCAACAAGGTGTTCATCTGCACCCCGCACAACAACCTGATCGCCCTCGATGCCGACACCGGCAAAGAGCTGTGGAAAAACGAGATCAACGCCCAGTCCAAGGTCTGGCAGCGTTGCCGCGGCATGGCCTACTTCGACGCCACCGCGCCGTTGGCCCAGCCAACCCAGCCGAACAGTTCGCCCATCGCCATGGCCACTGTCCCGGCCGGTGCCAACTGCCAGCGCCGTCTGCTGACCAATACCATCGACGGCCGCCTGATCGCCGTCGACGCCGACACCGGTGAGTTCTGCCAAGGCTTCGGCAACAACGGCCAGGTCAACCTCATGGCTGGCCTGGGCGATGTGCCGGACTCCTTCTACCAACTGTCGTCCGCGCCGCTGATGGCCGGTACCACCGTGGTGGTTGGCGGTCGCGTTGCCGATAACGTTCAGACCGACATGCCAGGCGGCGTCATCCGCGGCTTCGACGTCATCACCGGCGCCATGCGCTGGGCCTTCGACCCAGGCAACCCGGAAGACCGCAACGCCCCGGCCGACGGCAGCACCTACGTGCGCAGCACCCCGAACAGCTGGGCCCCGATGTCGTACGACCCGGCAATGAACACCGTGTTCCTGCCGATGGGTTCGTCGTCCACCGACATCTATGGCGTAGAACGCAACAAGCTGGACCACACCTACGGTGCTTCGGTCTTGGCACTGGACGCCACAACCGGCAACCAGAAGTGGGTGTACCAGACTGTTCACAACGACCTCTGGGACTTCGACCTGCCAATGCAGCCAAGCCTGATCGACTTCACCAAGGATGATGGCAAGACCGTACCTGCGGTGGTGATCGGCACCAAGGCCGGGCAGATCTACGTGCTTGACCGTGCAACCGGCAAGCCGCTGACCCAGGTCGACGAAGTTCCGGTAAAACCGGGCAACATCCCGAACGAGCCGTACTCCCCGACCCAACCAAAATCGGTGGGCATGCCACAGATCGGCGCGCAGACCCTGACCGAGTCGGACATGTGGGGCGCCACCCCGTATGACCAGCTGCTGTGCCGCATCGACTTCAAGAAAATGCGCTACGACGGCCTGTACACCGCGCCGGGCACCGACCTGTCGCTGAGTTTCCCAGGCTCGCTGGGCGGCATGAACTGGGGCAGCATTTCCACCGACCCGGTGCATGGCTTCATCTTCGTCAACGACATGCGTCTGGGCCTATGGATCCAGATGATCCCTTCGCAGAACAAAGGCAACGCGGCCTCCGGTGGCGAAGCCTTGAACACTGGCATGGGCGCCGTACCGCTCAAGGGCACGCCGTATGCAGTGAACAAGAACCGCTTCCTGTCGGTTGCCGGTATCCCTTGCCAGGCTCCGCCGTTCGGCACCCTGACCGCGGTTGACATGAAGACCCGCCAAATCGCCTGGCAGGTCCCGGTCGGCACCGTCGAGGACACCGGCCCGCTGGGTATCCGCATGCACCTGCCGATCAAGGTCGGCCTGCCAACCCTGGGCGGCACACTGTCCACCCAAGGTGGCCTGGTGTTCATCGCCGGCACCCAGGACTTCTACTTGCGCGCCTACGACAGCAGCAACGGTAATGAAATCTGGAAGGCCCGTCTGCCGGTTGGCAGCCAGGGCGGCCCGATGACCTACGTTTCGCCGAAAACCGGCAAGCAGTATGTGGTTATCACCGCCGGTGGCGCGCGTCAGTCGACTGACCGTGGCGACTATGTGATTTCTTACGCCCTGCCGTAA
- a CDS encoding cupin domain-containing protein — MAPFNMLNTLPPCDPTAAERVDELLSRPGVRIERIVSSGQSSPPGYWYDQAEGEWIVLLSGAAGLRFEHENHTRLLQPGDCVDIPAHYRHRVEWTAPGIATVWLAVFYSSASPWPE; from the coding sequence ATGGCCCCCTTCAACATGCTGAATACCTTGCCTCCCTGCGACCCGACCGCTGCCGAGCGCGTCGACGAACTGCTCAGCCGCCCCGGTGTGCGCATCGAGCGCATTGTTTCCAGCGGCCAATCCAGCCCGCCCGGGTACTGGTACGACCAGGCCGAAGGTGAGTGGATCGTGCTGCTCAGCGGTGCCGCGGGCCTACGCTTCGAGCATGAAAACCATACGCGGCTCCTTCAGCCCGGCGACTGCGTCGATATACCAGCGCATTATCGCCACCGCGTGGAATGGACCGCGCCGGGCATCGCGACAGTATGGCTGGCCGTGTTCTACAGCAGCGCTAGCCCTTGGCCGGAATAG
- a CDS encoding LysR family transcriptional regulator, whose product MDKLLAMKMFAATVDAQGFSAAARKLGVATSSVTRLVDALEAELGATLLNRSTRQVSLTEAGARYYARARGIFEALDEADASVADRGEEPVGVLRLCLPVEFGRRVIAPHLGPFLAKHPALELDIDLSDRLDDLLDGRYDLSIRLGDPAPNDELVCRPLGRFERWLVASPGYLAGRAALEHPQQLLEHACLRFRYGQKARPWCMTRGQEVLELDVSGPLRSANADLLRETALAGSGIALLADWLVREDVADGTLQRVFGDWQVSPGTANDRINALYLPNHRGSRRVNAFITFCEGLLAH is encoded by the coding sequence ATGGACAAGCTGCTGGCCATGAAGATGTTCGCGGCGACGGTCGATGCCCAGGGGTTTTCCGCGGCCGCGCGCAAGCTTGGCGTGGCGACCTCGTCGGTGACCCGCCTGGTCGATGCACTGGAGGCCGAGCTGGGGGCCACCTTGTTGAACCGCTCGACGCGCCAGGTCAGCCTGACCGAGGCGGGTGCCCGTTACTACGCGCGGGCCCGGGGCATTTTCGAAGCGCTGGATGAAGCCGATGCCAGTGTCGCTGACCGGGGCGAGGAGCCGGTCGGTGTGCTGCGGCTGTGCCTGCCGGTGGAATTCGGCCGGCGGGTGATTGCGCCGCACCTGGGGCCCTTTCTGGCCAAGCACCCGGCGCTTGAACTGGACATCGATCTGAGCGACCGCCTGGACGACTTGCTCGATGGCCGTTACGACCTGTCGATCCGGCTGGGTGACCCAGCGCCCAATGACGAACTGGTGTGCCGCCCACTGGGCCGGTTCGAGCGTTGGCTGGTGGCCAGCCCGGGCTACCTGGCCGGTCGTGCAGCACTGGAGCACCCGCAGCAATTGCTGGAGCACGCCTGCTTGCGTTTTCGCTATGGGCAGAAGGCGCGCCCCTGGTGCATGACGCGGGGCCAGGAGGTGCTGGAACTGGACGTGAGCGGGCCGTTGCGCAGCGCCAATGCCGACCTGTTGCGCGAAACCGCGTTGGCTGGCAGCGGCATTGCCCTGCTGGCCGACTGGCTGGTGCGTGAGGACGTGGCCGATGGCACGCTGCAGCGCGTGTTCGGCGACTGGCAGGTCAGCCCCGGTACTGCCAACGACAGGATCAACGCGCTGTACTTGCCCAACCATCGCGGGTCGCGCCGCGTGAACGCCTTCATCACCTTTTGCGAAGGCCTGTTGGCGCACTGA
- a CDS encoding MFS transporter encodes MNPSLAAEQPSATGLSRALVTLLAFCCGAIVANIYYAQPIVGLIAPDLGLSTERASLIVSLTQLGYALGLLLLVPLADLLENRRLMIATAVLACVSLLLAGTSSSGQGQLFLGYALLIGFSSVAVQMLIPLAAHLAPEQQRGRVVGNIMGGLLLGILLARPVSSLVADHFGWRTVFIGAAGVMLAIILLLALTLPRRVPEHKASYAGLMLSLVALLRRYPVLRQRSLYQALMFAAFSLYWTAVPLALAEAHGLSQSQIALFALVGAVGAVAAPIAGRLADAGHARAGSLAALVLAPVALLVGLTAPGFSVIGLGLTGVLLDFAVQMNMVIGQREVYALDPASRGRLNAVYMTSIFLGGALGSSVASAVFAQYGWQGVALVGAGLPGLALLVFLLQGRRG; translated from the coding sequence ATGAACCCCTCCCTAGCCGCAGAGCAGCCGTCGGCCACTGGCCTGAGCCGGGCCTTGGTGACCCTGCTGGCGTTCTGCTGCGGCGCCATCGTTGCCAATATCTACTATGCCCAGCCCATCGTTGGGCTGATCGCCCCCGACCTGGGCCTGTCCACTGAACGGGCGAGCCTGATCGTTTCCCTGACCCAACTGGGCTATGCCTTAGGCCTGCTGTTACTGGTTCCGCTGGCCGACCTGCTGGAAAACCGCCGCCTGATGATCGCTACCGCGGTGCTGGCCTGCGTCAGCCTGCTGTTGGCTGGTACCAGTAGCAGTGGCCAAGGGCAGCTGTTTCTGGGCTATGCACTGTTGATCGGGTTCAGTTCGGTCGCGGTGCAGATGCTGATCCCCCTGGCAGCGCACCTGGCCCCTGAGCAACAGCGTGGCCGTGTGGTCGGCAACATCATGGGTGGTCTGCTGTTGGGCATTCTGCTGGCGCGGCCGGTGTCGAGCCTGGTGGCCGATCACTTCGGCTGGCGCACCGTGTTCATCGGCGCGGCGGGCGTGATGCTGGCGATCATCCTGTTGTTGGCGTTGACCCTGCCACGCCGGGTCCCGGAGCACAAAGCCAGCTATGCCGGGCTGATGCTGTCGCTGGTCGCGTTGCTGCGCCGTTACCCGGTGCTGCGTCAACGGTCGCTGTACCAGGCGTTGATGTTCGCTGCGTTCAGCCTGTACTGGACGGCTGTACCCCTCGCGTTGGCGGAGGCGCATGGCCTGTCGCAGAGCCAGATCGCGCTGTTCGCCCTGGTAGGGGCGGTAGGGGCCGTGGCCGCGCCCATCGCCGGCCGCCTGGCCGATGCCGGGCATGCCCGTGCAGGTTCCCTGGCGGCGTTGGTACTGGCGCCTGTGGCGCTACTGGTCGGGCTGACGGCACCGGGCTTCAGTGTGATCGGCCTTGGGCTGACCGGTGTGTTGCTGGACTTCGCGGTGCAGATGAACATGGTGATTGGCCAGCGCGAAGTCTATGCGCTGGACCCGGCAAGCCGCGGGCGCCTGAACGCGGTGTACATGACCAGTATCTTCCTGGGCGGGGCGCTGGGTTCGTCGGTGGCCAGTGCCGTGTTTGCCCAGTATGGTTGGCAGGGGGTTGCGCTGGTGGGTGCCGGGCTGCCGGGTTTGGCGCTGTTGGTGTTCCTCCTGCAAGGGCGCCGCGGCTGA
- a CDS encoding LysE family translocator translates to MALDTWLIYLLASIGLSLTPGPNSLLALTHGALYGARRTLFTIVGGVVGFSALIALAMFGLSALLQTSAAVLGILKWVGGAYLVWLGIQLWRSPALHLEVTQRARSLGNAGLFRQGLLSAMANPKVLLFYGAFLPQFLDPQRGLLMQFVVMAATFASVEFLVEYWLARLAFRIRPWLAKGGKGFNRCCGSLFAVIGVALPLGR, encoded by the coding sequence ATGGCACTCGACACCTGGCTTATCTACCTGCTGGCCAGCATCGGCCTGTCGCTGACTCCAGGCCCCAACAGCTTGCTCGCGTTGACCCACGGCGCGCTGTATGGCGCACGCCGTACGCTGTTCACCATCGTTGGCGGGGTAGTTGGCTTCAGTGCCTTGATCGCCCTGGCAATGTTCGGCCTCAGTGCCCTGCTGCAAACCTCTGCAGCAGTGCTTGGCATACTCAAATGGGTGGGCGGCGCTTACCTGGTCTGGCTGGGTATCCAGCTGTGGCGCAGCCCGGCGCTGCACCTTGAAGTGACGCAGCGGGCCCGCAGCCTGGGCAATGCGGGCCTGTTTCGTCAGGGCCTGCTGTCGGCCATGGCCAACCCCAAGGTGTTGCTGTTCTACGGTGCGTTTCTGCCGCAGTTCCTCGACCCTCAGCGTGGGCTGTTGATGCAGTTCGTGGTGATGGCGGCGACCTTTGCCAGCGTGGAATTCCTGGTCGAATACTGGCTCGCGCGTTTGGCGTTTCGCATCCGGCCCTGGCTGGCCAAGGGTGGCAAAGGGTTCAACCGCTGCTGTGGCAGCTTGTTCGCAGTGATCGGCGTCGCGTTGCCACTGGGGCGCTGA
- a CDS encoding GlxA family transcriptional regulator has product MPPDIRLLILPLPAFALLPFGAFLDKLRFSADDEDYSQQRYCSWTLAGLTLDPVPASSGAVVQVEAIAEQLDMAHYDYLVLFGGRNAMATAELAPRYKALLKRAAKAGVKLVAVDNAAFLLAACGLLDGHDVVVHWRHEAEFRATFPHLKVLRDQLYHIQGGRITCAGGTAAIDLAVELLSRACGRARALKGLADMLVDETRDSRHALRSLEPGVGHGRAVQRALALMRHHLGSPLSVEHLAAELCISRRQLDRQFQASHGMSAKAWWLEMRLQQARWRLLNSSHGLAQIADEVGLGDASHLGKCVRRRFGCTALQLREGAAVA; this is encoded by the coding sequence ATGCCCCCTGATATCCGCCTGCTGATCCTGCCCCTGCCGGCGTTTGCCCTGCTGCCGTTCGGTGCATTTCTCGACAAGCTGCGTTTCAGCGCCGATGACGAAGACTACAGCCAGCAGCGCTATTGCAGCTGGACCCTGGCAGGCTTGACCCTAGACCCGGTGCCCGCGAGCAGTGGTGCGGTGGTGCAGGTGGAAGCCATTGCCGAACAGCTCGACATGGCCCACTACGACTACCTAGTGCTGTTCGGCGGCCGCAACGCCATGGCCACCGCTGAACTGGCTCCGCGCTACAAGGCGTTGCTGAAGCGGGCTGCCAAGGCGGGTGTGAAGCTGGTGGCCGTCGACAACGCCGCCTTCCTCTTGGCCGCTTGCGGCCTGTTGGACGGGCATGACGTAGTGGTCCATTGGCGGCATGAAGCCGAGTTTCGAGCGACGTTCCCTCATCTGAAGGTACTGCGCGACCAGCTCTATCACATTCAAGGTGGGCGCATTACCTGCGCGGGAGGGACCGCGGCAATCGACCTAGCGGTGGAACTGCTGTCGCGTGCCTGTGGCCGGGCTCGGGCGCTGAAGGGCTTGGCCGACATGTTGGTGGACGAGACGCGCGACAGCCGCCATGCCTTGCGTTCGTTGGAGCCGGGGGTGGGGCACGGGCGAGCGGTGCAGCGGGCCCTGGCGTTGATGCGGCATCACCTGGGTTCACCGTTGTCGGTCGAACACCTGGCGGCGGAGCTGTGCATCAGCCGGCGTCAGCTTGACCGTCAATTCCAGGCCAGCCACGGGATGAGCGCCAAGGCCTGGTGGTTGGAAATGCGCTTGCAGCAAGCGCGCTGGCGGTTGCTCAATTCCAGCCACGGCCTGGCGCAGATTGCCGATGAAGTGGGGTTGGGGGATGCCAGCCACCTGGGTAAATGCGTGCGGCGGCGCTTTGGCTGTACGGCACTGCAACTGCGCGAAGGTGCCGCTGTTGCCTGA
- a CDS encoding CAP domain-containing protein, giving the protein MRVLSSVAALSLGLVIATGALAVTGEEAQLIESINVYRSKAQPCGGEASLELPPLNSDTRLALSPEGTRDLQQAMSRAAYPMVNVQAISLSGPRDARAAMHAIEESFCQVVLDPQFVDIGVSQEGRDWRIVLARPLLSSRLGDWQAEGQKVLQEINAARKVPRQCGGQPFAAAPALSWSTVLAGVAATHTRAMANQNFFDHIDRDGRTPGDRAELAGYLYQQIGENIAAGRDTAHKVVDGWLASPGHCATLMNPDFRELGAAYAVDPKSDAGIYWTGMFGTPQ; this is encoded by the coding sequence ATGCGCGTCCTGTCATCTGTTGCCGCCTTGTCGCTGGGCCTGGTCATCGCGACCGGGGCCTTGGCCGTCACCGGCGAGGAGGCGCAACTGATCGAATCGATCAACGTCTACCGCAGTAAGGCCCAGCCCTGTGGTGGCGAGGCGTCGCTGGAACTACCGCCACTCAACAGCGACACCCGTCTGGCGCTGTCGCCCGAGGGCACGCGCGATTTGCAACAGGCCATGTCCCGCGCGGCCTACCCGATGGTGAACGTGCAGGCCATCAGCCTCTCGGGCCCGCGCGATGCGCGCGCGGCCATGCATGCCATCGAGGAGAGCTTCTGCCAGGTGGTGCTCGACCCGCAGTTCGTCGACATCGGTGTCAGCCAGGAAGGCCGCGACTGGCGCATCGTCCTTGCTCGCCCCCTGCTCAGCAGCCGCCTAGGGGATTGGCAGGCTGAAGGGCAGAAAGTGCTGCAAGAAATCAACGCTGCGCGCAAGGTGCCACGCCAATGCGGCGGCCAGCCGTTTGCCGCCGCGCCCGCGCTGAGCTGGAGCACCGTATTGGCCGGCGTTGCCGCCACCCATACGCGGGCCATGGCCAACCAGAACTTTTTCGACCATATCGACCGCGACGGCCGCACCCCTGGCGATCGGGCCGAGCTGGCCGGTTACTTGTATCAGCAGATCGGCGAGAACATCGCTGCAGGCCGCGACACCGCGCATAAGGTGGTCGACGGCTGGCTGGCCAGCCCTGGGCATTGCGCGACCCTGATGAACCCGGATTTTCGCGAGCTAGGGGCGGCCTATGCCGTCGACCCGAAGAGTGATGCGGGGATCTACTGGACGGGGATGTTTGGCACACCGCAGTAA